In Comamonas koreensis, the genomic stretch TTGTCGACCAGGCCCAGGCGCAGGCCTTCGAGCGCCGCGAGCACACCGCCGCAGCCGTAGTGGCCCACGACCATCAGGTCCTGGATCTTGAGCTGGTCCACCGAGTACTGGATGGTCGACAGGCAGTTCAGATCGCTCGGAACCACCACGTTGGCCACATTGCGGTGCACAAACACTTCACCGGGCTCCAGACCGGTGATCTGGTTGGCCGGCACGCGGCTGTCGGAACAACCGATCCACATGTACTTGGGGTGCTGCTGCGACATCAGGCCCGTGAAGAACCCGGGGCGGTCACGCTCCATCTGCTCTGCCCACAAACGGTTGTGGTCAAACAGGTCTTTGATGGAGGTCGTAGTCATAAGGCTATCCTTTGTTGTGTGGGTATCAGGATGGCGCAGCGCAGCCGGTCAGCAGGTTTCTGCGAACAGCTCACGCCCAATCAACATGCGGCGAATCTCGCTGGTGCCGGCGCCAATTTCATAGAGTTTCGCATCTCTCCACAGG encodes the following:
- the can gene encoding carbonate dehydratase; the encoded protein is MTTTSIKDLFDHNRLWAEQMERDRPGFFTGLMSQQHPKYMWIGCSDSRVPANQITGLEPGEVFVHRNVANVVVPSDLNCLSTIQYSVDQLKIQDLMVVGHYGCGGVLAALEGLRLGLVDNWTRHVRDVRDKHLALLQSLSPQHRHDALCELNAIEQVVNVAQSTILQDAWTRGQKVTLHGWCYSLKNGLITDLEMTVPGIGGLAEVHQRAVALVAERKRD